The following are from one region of the Mesorhizobium sp. B4-1-4 genome:
- a CDS encoding transporter substrate-binding domain-containing protein, translating to MTGMSLMPIANAQAEKVDAVAALLPKAIQDAGVLRIAVPDVGKPLAYKEGADLKGMDPDLAHAVADVLGLKAEVSLIPFAAALTGLQANKYDISYGEFYVTAERLKVADFVTSWQDYSSFLVTKAKSYKPTALTDICGHIVGAMAGSAELETLNAASKKCSKAATVSAFPSISNAVLALNSGRVEGVLINRGGAQESIHMDGGLDASGEIGGGPTATAVARNENSEKLLAAIKAAYDHLISSGEYAKILEKNDTSYGAAKEAVIYKEGSTPPKYGF from the coding sequence ATGACCGGCATGTCCTTGATGCCCATTGCCAATGCACAAGCGGAAAAGGTGGATGCTGTCGCGGCTCTCCTGCCGAAAGCCATCCAGGACGCCGGCGTGCTTCGCATCGCCGTGCCGGACGTCGGCAAGCCTCTCGCCTATAAGGAAGGCGCCGACCTCAAGGGGATGGACCCGGACCTTGCGCATGCGGTGGCCGATGTGCTCGGCCTGAAGGCTGAAGTCAGCCTCATCCCGTTTGCGGCAGCGCTGACAGGGTTGCAGGCGAACAAGTACGATATTTCCTACGGCGAATTTTATGTGACCGCCGAGCGCCTCAAGGTGGCGGACTTCGTCACCAGCTGGCAGGACTACAGCTCGTTCCTTGTCACCAAGGCGAAAAGCTATAAGCCGACTGCCCTGACCGACATTTGCGGCCATATCGTGGGTGCGATGGCGGGCTCAGCCGAGTTGGAGACGCTCAACGCGGCGTCGAAGAAGTGCTCCAAGGCAGCAACGGTTAGCGCTTTTCCTTCGATCAGCAACGCCGTGCTGGCGCTCAACAGTGGCCGTGTCGAGGGCGTCCTGATCAACCGCGGCGGCGCCCAGGAATCGATCCACATGGATGGCGGCCTCGATGCCTCGGGCGAGATCGGGGGAGGGCCGACCGCCACCGCCGTTGCCCGCAACGAGAATTCTGAAAAGCTGCTCGCCGCTATAAAAGCGGCCTACGATCACCTTATCAGCAGTGGCGAATACGCGAAAATCCTCGAGAAGAACGACACCTCCTATGGAGCGGCAAAGGAAGCCGTCATCTATAAGGAGGGCTCGACGCCTCCCAAATACGGGTTCTGA
- a CDS encoding Gfo/Idh/MocA family protein has protein sequence MNDRTVRFGLIGAGVASETHARELKRVAGASLEAVFARDQTKAAAFGAAFAVPRCYCDISKFLADPDIDAVIITTPNGRHLDYAIAAAEAGKHVIIEKPLEINEERALRIVAACHDVGARLFVIYQRRYSAAAEQAVSDIRNGRLGRVILVNIVDNQYRSPAYYRKDAWRGTKSIEGGGCLITQSTHLIDLAQYLVGPIRSVFAKTGTTYHEIETEDVAVAVFEFEGGAIGTLSSSTAAFPGQRHLVTISGTEGSIIINGEHDEIVFRQAKNEPVASRIPESFSFGDPIEPRDYPTDGQRKQLQAIVSALVDPHAPATEDIEALMAVRVIDAIYRSSSEGRPVEVRHT, from the coding sequence ATGAACGACCGAACAGTTCGATTTGGCCTGATAGGCGCCGGTGTCGCCTCGGAAACCCACGCTCGTGAACTGAAACGCGTCGCAGGCGCCTCGCTGGAGGCAGTCTTTGCGAGAGACCAGACAAAGGCGGCGGCCTTCGGCGCTGCCTTTGCCGTTCCGCGCTGCTATTGCGACATCTCTAAATTCCTGGCGGACCCGGATATCGACGCGGTGATCATCACGACCCCGAACGGCCGGCATCTGGACTACGCTATAGCGGCCGCAGAGGCCGGCAAGCACGTCATCATCGAAAAGCCGCTGGAGATAAACGAAGAGCGTGCGTTGAGGATCGTCGCGGCATGCCACGACGTCGGCGCGCGGCTATTTGTCATTTACCAGCGACGATACTCCGCTGCGGCTGAGCAGGCGGTGTCGGATATCCGCAACGGCAGGCTCGGGCGGGTAATCCTGGTCAACATCGTCGACAATCAATATCGCTCGCCTGCCTACTACCGGAAGGACGCTTGGCGAGGCACCAAGTCGATCGAGGGTGGCGGCTGTTTGATTACGCAGTCAACCCATCTCATCGATCTCGCGCAATATCTGGTGGGGCCGATCCGATCGGTATTTGCCAAGACGGGAACCACGTATCACGAGATCGAAACCGAAGACGTAGCCGTGGCGGTCTTCGAATTCGAAGGCGGCGCCATCGGCACATTGTCCTCGTCGACCGCGGCATTCCCCGGACAACGCCACCTCGTGACCATTTCGGGGACCGAAGGCTCCATTATCATCAATGGCGAGCACGACGAGATCGTGTTCCGGCAGGCGAAGAACGAGCCGGTCGCTTCAAGGATTCCGGAAAGCTTCAGTTTTGGAGATCCGATCGAGCCTCGCGACTATCCAACGGACGGTCAGCGCAAACAACTGCAAGCGATCGTCAGCGCCCTGGTCGACCCACATGCGCCTGCCACCGAGGATATCGAAGCTTTGATGGCCGTACGCGTGATCGACGCAATCTATCGCTCATCCTCCGAGGGCAGGCCTGTTGAGGTCCGACACACGTAA
- a CDS encoding GntR family transcriptional regulator, which translates to MHQTNLRDQALEVLKLRLISGDLAPGQIYSAASLAAELGVSNSPVREAMLTLVNQGLMEAVRNRGFRVVPLSEKERRNIYDLRLLVEIPSMARLASMKGKVAPRKDEFSKIASDMVRCAKKGDIVGYLDADRRFHIGLLEILENDQLTAIVENLRDMSRQYGLKALSESGALVKSAEEHQPVLDALVAGDQKLTAKLMTEHLSHLVTDWA; encoded by the coding sequence TTGCACCAAACCAACCTGAGAGACCAGGCTCTCGAGGTCTTGAAGCTGCGGCTGATCTCAGGCGACCTGGCTCCCGGGCAGATCTATTCGGCGGCATCATTGGCCGCGGAACTGGGCGTGTCCAACAGCCCGGTCCGGGAAGCCATGCTGACGCTTGTCAACCAGGGCCTGATGGAGGCCGTCAGGAACCGCGGCTTCCGCGTCGTGCCGTTGAGCGAGAAAGAGCGGCGCAACATCTACGACCTGCGCCTTCTCGTCGAAATACCATCGATGGCGCGCCTCGCTTCGATGAAGGGGAAGGTCGCGCCTCGCAAGGATGAGTTCTCCAAGATCGCGTCCGACATGGTCCGGTGCGCGAAAAAGGGAGACATTGTCGGATATCTGGACGCGGATCGGCGCTTCCATATCGGGCTGCTCGAGATCCTCGAAAACGACCAGCTCACCGCCATTGTGGAGAACCTGCGCGATATGTCACGCCAATATGGCCTCAAAGCGCTTTCGGAAAGCGGTGCCCTGGTGAAATCGGCCGAGGAGCATCAGCCGGTCCTTGATGCTTTGGTTGCCGGCGACCAGAAACTGACCGCCAAACTGATGACCGAGCATCTGAGTCACCTGGTGACCGACTGGGCCTGA
- a CDS encoding NAD(P)/FAD-dependent oxidoreductase translates to MTDTHYDAIVIGGGPAGIAAAWELRDRSILVLEKTNRLGGRLYSLSRGDYWLNLGGHLFPAAGSHMRNILHSIGLDVIRIPGNKFAIYWGGKVYKPKAVAALPLTLKMSLRERLSLASIGLRMLKAVKGWQQAMQTVYGETNQRRRARVARYMADISFRDFIGHPPKRVEALFQSAARRAAAEMEDQNAGVGVSLFGAVWAGKGDSMALNLNGGSGRLGEVMMELLGDRVQYNATVKSVEKAGDKVTVTYEANGGTNTVSASQVIVAVPAYQAAEIVRDIPEEVRATLKNVQYGPFPTMGIITDETGPMPYDDIYAITTPDASFDMFFNHANPLRTGPRKPGGSLMVYSGGTPAREMLKLSDEEIRDTYLTDVYRMFPELKGHIKEAIVQRWVPGNTYRPAGFNFEPMLTYCERGDVDIHFAGDYFAEIGNMEIAAGSAHEAARRARARLMDKEQNAAMLKVVGRSR, encoded by the coding sequence ATGACGGATACTCACTACGACGCGATTGTGATCGGTGGCGGGCCAGCGGGGATTGCCGCGGCCTGGGAACTTCGGGATCGAAGCATCCTGGTTCTGGAAAAGACAAACCGGCTCGGCGGCCGGCTTTATTCACTCAGCAGAGGCGACTACTGGCTCAATCTAGGCGGCCATCTGTTTCCGGCGGCCGGTTCGCATATGCGCAACATCCTGCATTCGATCGGCCTCGATGTCATCCGGATCCCCGGCAACAAATTCGCGATCTATTGGGGTGGGAAGGTCTACAAGCCGAAGGCCGTGGCAGCACTTCCACTGACGCTCAAGATGAGCCTTCGCGAGCGCCTTTCGCTCGCCTCCATCGGACTTCGCATGCTCAAGGCGGTCAAGGGCTGGCAGCAAGCCATGCAAACTGTCTATGGCGAGACCAATCAACGGCGCCGGGCCAGGGTCGCCCGATATATGGCGGACATCTCGTTCCGCGACTTCATCGGCCACCCGCCCAAGCGCGTCGAAGCGCTATTCCAGTCGGCGGCTCGCCGCGCCGCCGCGGAAATGGAAGACCAGAACGCTGGCGTCGGCGTGTCACTGTTCGGCGCGGTCTGGGCCGGCAAGGGCGACTCGATGGCCCTCAACCTCAATGGCGGCTCTGGCCGGCTGGGTGAGGTGATGATGGAACTGCTCGGCGACAGGGTGCAATACAACGCCACGGTGAAATCGGTCGAGAAGGCCGGCGACAAGGTGACCGTGACCTATGAAGCGAATGGAGGCACCAATACCGTTTCCGCCTCGCAGGTGATCGTCGCCGTTCCAGCCTACCAGGCGGCCGAGATCGTCCGCGACATACCCGAGGAGGTGCGGGCGACGCTGAAGAATGTGCAGTACGGACCGTTCCCCACGATGGGCATCATCACCGATGAAACCGGACCGATGCCCTATGACGACATCTATGCCATCACCACGCCGGATGCCTCGTTCGACATGTTCTTCAACCACGCCAATCCGCTGCGCACAGGCCCAAGAAAGCCGGGCGGCAGCCTGATGGTCTATTCCGGCGGAACACCGGCGCGGGAGATGCTCAAGCTTTCGGACGAAGAGATCCGCGATACCTACCTCACGGATGTCTACAGGATGTTTCCGGAGCTGAAAGGCCACATCAAGGAGGCAATCGTGCAGCGCTGGGTTCCCGGCAATACCTATCGCCCCGCCGGCTTCAATTTCGAACCCATGCTCACCTATTGCGAAAGGGGCGACGTCGACATCCATTTCGCCGGCGACTATTTCGCCGAGATCGGCAACATGGAAATCGCGGCCGGGTCCGCGCATGAAGCCGCTAGGCGCGCCAGAGCCCGCTTGATGGATAAGGAACAGAACGCTGCCATGCTGAAGGTCGTCGGCAGATCCAGATGA